GCGATCGTCTTGACGACCTTTTAATACAAATACTTCAATAAAACGGGCAGGATCACGCTCTAGTACTGCTTTGGCTGCGTGGATACCAAAAATATAATCATTACTCATGCTGTCGCTTCTTTTCTTTACTTATTTGTTTATCTAAATGGGGCTATAACCGCCCCATTATCGAAATTACTTATTTGCCTTTGGCTTTCTTGCTTTAACTTTTTTCTTGTGCTTCGGCTTTTTCTTAGCTTTCACACCTTCTGTTGAGCCGTCAGGGCGTTTTGTTGGTTCAACCATCGCTTGCGCTTTTGATTTTACCTTACCTTTTTTACCCTTAGATTTTCGTTCGCCAAGTTGACCTAAACCTTTAGGTTCAGACTTATCACCTTTTTTCTTTGGCTTGAAATTAGGATCACGACGTGGCTCTTTTGCACCACGTTTTTTCGCATTTTCTTTTGCTGTTTTACCATGTCCACGAGCTTTACGCATTGAGCTAGTGCACTCGAAATCGATATTACGATCATCAAGGTTTACCGCAACAACTTTAACCGTAACTTGATCGCCAAGACGGAAAACTTGACCAGAACTTTCACCAGTTAAACGCTGCCCTGCAGGATCAAACTGGTAGTAGTCATTAGCTAGTGATGAAATATGAACTAAACCATCAATATGAAGATCGTTTAATCGAACAAAGAAACCAAAGCCTGTGACATTAGCAATCACACCTTCAAGCTCTTCACCGATATGATCTTGCATGTATTCACATTTCAGCCAATCAGATACATCACGTGTTGCATCATCAGCACGACGCTCTGTCATTGAACATTGCTCACCAAATACATCCATATCATCGAATGAATAATGGTAACCACCTGTTGGTGTCCAACGATCGTTATTCTGACCTTTTTCTTTTGCAATAAGATACTTAATTGCACGGTGCAGCAATAAGTCTGGGTAACGACGAATTGGTGACGTAAAGTGTGCGTAACGTTTCAATGCCAAACCAAAGTGCCCAGCATTATCTGCGTTATATACCGCCTGCTTCATTGAGCGTAGCAGCATAGTTTGAATCAATTCTTTGTCTGGGCGATCAGCAATCACATGCACCAATTGACCGTAATCCGTTGGTGATGGTGTTAATCCACCAGATAGGCTTAAACCTAGCTCCCCTAAGAAGTCACGGAACCCTTGAAGGCGTTCTTCTCCTGGAGATTCATGCACACGATACAAAGCTGGCTCTTTGGCTTTTTCAACAAAAGTAGCCGATGCAATGTTAGCTAGAATCATACACTCTTCGATGATCTTGTGTGCATCATTACGTATCACTGGCTCAATACTGTCAATCTTACGATCCGCATTGAAGATAAATTTAGTTTCAATGGTTTCAAACTCAATCGCACCACGTGCTTCACGTGCTGTTTTTAGCACTTGATACATGTTGTGAAGCTCTTTTAAGTGTGGAACTAAAGGCTCATAACGCTGTGTTAGCTCTTCATCACCATCAAGAATGTCACTTACTTTATTGTAAGTAAGGCGAGCGTGTGAATTCATCACCGCTTCATAATGCTTGTAACCAGAAAGCTTACCTGATGCAGAGATAGTCATCTCACACACCATACATAAACGGTCGACTTGTG
The Aliivibrio fischeri ATCC 7744 = JCM 18803 = DSM 507 DNA segment above includes these coding regions:
- the rnr gene encoding ribonuclease R; amino-acid sequence: MSKIIQNDPFQDREAEKYENPIPSREFILEFFEKADAPLNRNDLFEALGLSGEDSYEGLRRRLRAMERDGQLVFTRRQCYALPERIEMLKGVVLGHRDGFGWIRPEGSLGKDNDVLLPFHQMKKVIHGDVVLVQPTGTDKRGRKEGRVVRVLEPRNEGIVGRFFIEDGMGFVVPDDSRISQDIFIPKEHKMGARMGNVVVMDITDRGSRARGMTGKITEVLGENMAPGMEIDIALRTHNIPHVWPTAVEKQVEGLGEEVPEEAKEGRVDLRELPLVTIDGEDARDFDDAVFCQAKASGGWRLWVAIADVSYYVRPDNALDKEAIQRGNSVYFPAQVVPMLPEVLSNGLCSLNPQVDRLCMVCEMTISASGKLSGYKHYEAVMNSHARLTYNKVSDILDGDEELTQRYEPLVPHLKELHNMYQVLKTAREARGAIEFETIETKFIFNADRKIDSIEPVIRNDAHKIIEECMILANIASATFVEKAKEPALYRVHESPGEERLQGFRDFLGELGLSLSGGLTPSPTDYGQLVHVIADRPDKELIQTMLLRSMKQAVYNADNAGHFGLALKRYAHFTSPIRRYPDLLLHRAIKYLIAKEKGQNNDRWTPTGGYHYSFDDMDVFGEQCSMTERRADDATRDVSDWLKCEYMQDHIGEELEGVIANVTGFGFFVRLNDLHIDGLVHISSLANDYYQFDPAGQRLTGESSGQVFRLGDQVTVKVVAVNLDDRNIDFECTSSMRKARGHGKTAKENAKKRGAKEPRRDPNFKPKKKGDKSEPKGLGQLGERKSKGKKGKVKSKAQAMVEPTKRPDGSTEGVKAKKKPKHKKKVKARKPKANK